A window from Bacteroidota bacterium encodes these proteins:
- a CDS encoding DUF2911 domain-containing protein, whose product MKIFLSLLAAITFITSTSCAQGGAPAKKSPHDTLTTKGVTVTYGRPYKKGRVIFGELEKYGKVWRVGADEATQITFNQDTKFGGEGVKKGTYTLFAIPEANEWTIILNSQLGQWGAFGYEKVKDKDVLKIKVPATKLASVVEQLTINADKSALTIEWDQTKVSIPMSF is encoded by the coding sequence ATGAAAATCTTCTTATCGCTTTTAGCAGCAATAACATTTATTACATCTACCTCCTGTGCACAGGGTGGGGCACCGGCAAAGAAAAGTCCTCATGATACACTAACGACCAAAGGTGTAACAGTTACTTATGGCCGGCCTTATAAAAAGGGAAGGGTAATATTTGGTGAGTTGGAAAAATATGGTAAAGTATGGCGTGTTGGTGCTGATGAAGCAACCCAGATCACTTTTAACCAGGATACAAAATTCGGTGGCGAAGGTGTGAAGAAAGGTACTTACACTTTATTTGCAATCCCTGAAGCTAATGAGTGGACCATTATTCTTAATTCACAATTAGGTCAATGGGGTGCATTCGGTTACGAAAAAGTAAAGGATAAAGATGTACTGAAAATAAAAGTGCCGGCTACCAAACTTGCATCAGTAGTAGAGCAGCTTACTATTAATGCGGATAAATCTGCATTAACTATAGAATGGGATCAGACAAAGGTTTCTATACCGATGAGTTTCTAA
- a CDS encoding TRAP transporter large permease subunit, with product MKTNHLPTLSKFQLKSIFLIGGVAVALFFYIINPFDVNEKASIVLAVAALMISWWVSEALPMPVVALIPLIVFPLLDIAELKTVALSYGDQIIFLFMGGFMLGLAIEKWNLHRRIALGIVKITGTSGNRIVLGFILATGFISMWISNTATTMMMFPIALSVIHVMKDTGSGTGNFKNFSLAMMLSIAYASNFGGIATIVGTPPNVAFVGYYEKHFSNISFVNWMLLCMPIAIVLLIALYFVLTRILFPNHIRSSEVARNYINQEYKTLGPLSYAEKRVMTVFVFTAMLWIFKDLINANQDYVKLDDTIIALLCAMALFIWPSGKLKYPDPEKLNDSDQHEFHGGLLEWSDTKKMAWGILLLFGGGLALAAQMEKAGLIKQLGEWLSVFAGGGFMLLLMVTVLTIFISEVMSNIAQVIVFAPVVCSLAVAVGMNPLQLGLAMTLASSCASMMPMGTPPNAIAFASGHIKIKEMIRAGFVMNIVSIILITLFCWFVLPLIM from the coding sequence ATAAAAACCAACCACTTGCCAACACTATCAAAATTTCAGCTTAAATCTATTTTTCTTATAGGGGGAGTTGCAGTTGCCCTGTTCTTCTATATCATCAATCCTTTTGACGTAAATGAAAAGGCCAGTATTGTTCTTGCAGTTGCAGCATTAATGATAAGCTGGTGGGTGTCTGAGGCATTACCAATGCCGGTAGTAGCATTAATTCCATTGATTGTTTTTCCATTACTCGATATTGCTGAGTTGAAAACAGTGGCTTTAAGTTATGGCGACCAGATCATTTTTTTATTTATGGGGGGGTTTATGTTGGGACTGGCTATTGAGAAATGGAACCTGCACCGGCGGATTGCATTGGGCATTGTAAAAATTACCGGCACCAGCGGCAATAGGATCGTGTTGGGGTTTATCCTGGCCACAGGTTTCATCAGTATGTGGATCAGTAATACAGCAACTACCATGATGATGTTCCCGATTGCATTATCAGTAATTCATGTAATGAAGGATACGGGTAGCGGAACCGGTAACTTTAAAAATTTCAGCCTGGCAATGATGCTTTCAATAGCTTATGCCTCCAATTTCGGGGGCATTGCAACTATTGTAGGTACACCACCCAATGTTGCATTTGTTGGCTACTATGAAAAACATTTTTCCAATATCAGCTTTGTTAACTGGATGCTGTTATGTATGCCTATTGCGATCGTGCTGCTGATCGCATTATATTTTGTTCTTACAAGGATCTTATTCCCTAATCATATCCGCTCCAGCGAAGTGGCACGGAATTATATAAATCAAGAATATAAAACACTTGGTCCATTGTCGTATGCAGAAAAAAGAGTGATGACTGTTTTTGTTTTTACAGCCATGCTCTGGATTTTTAAAGACCTGATCAATGCAAACCAGGATTATGTAAAACTGGATGATACCATTATTGCTTTGCTTTGCGCAATGGCATTATTTATCTGGCCTTCGGGCAAACTCAAATACCCCGATCCTGAAAAACTTAACGACTCCGATCAACATGAATTTCATGGCGGACTACTCGAATGGTCGGATACAAAGAAAATGGCATGGGGAATCTTGTTATTGTTTGGTGGAGGATTGGCATTAGCAGCACAAATGGAAAAAGCAGGATTGATAAAACAATTGGGCGAATGGCTCTCTGTTTTTGCAGGTGGAGGTTTCATGTTATTATTAATGGTTACAGTACTCACCATCTTTATCAGTGAAGTAATGAGCAATATTGCACAGGTCATTGTATTTGCTCCTGTCGTTTGTAGCCTGGCCGTAGCGGTCGGTATGAACCCATTACAATTGGGTTTGGCAATGACGCTTGCCTCAAGCTGTGCCAGCATGATGCCGATGGGTACACCACCTAATGCAATCGCATTTGCCAGTGGTCACATTAAAATAAAAGAAATGATACGGGCCGGATTTGTAATGAATATTGTCTCCATCATACTCATCACTTTATTCTGTTGGTTTGTGTTGCCCTTGATAATGTAA
- a CDS encoding DNA-3-methyladenine glycosylase — protein sequence MKKLPIEFYRRDNVFVVAKELLGKILVTKFDGIETSGRIVEVEAYNGEIDKASHAYGGRRTNRTEVMYAHGGVCYVYLCYGIHHLFNVVSNDKDIPHAILIRALEPLKGIEKMLQRTGKEKADYSLTKGPGNVSKALGIQTKHTGISLLSKELYIADDGTVYPEKKIGISPRIGVDYAGKDALLKYRFYIKGNLFVSGKSK from the coding sequence ATGAAAAAATTGCCAATAGAGTTTTACAGGAGAGACAATGTATTTGTTGTAGCAAAAGAACTATTAGGAAAAATACTGGTGACAAAATTTGATGGCATCGAAACTTCGGGCCGGATTGTAGAAGTGGAAGCATACAACGGTGAAATTGATAAAGCCAGTCATGCGTATGGAGGAAGAAGAACTAACCGCACAGAAGTAATGTATGCACATGGTGGTGTTTGTTATGTTTATCTATGTTATGGCATTCATCATTTATTTAATGTGGTGTCAAATGATAAAGATATTCCTCATGCAATATTGATACGGGCACTGGAGCCACTGAAAGGAATTGAAAAAATGCTTCAAAGAACAGGAAAAGAAAAAGCTGATTATTCACTGACAAAAGGCCCGGGCAATGTCTCAAAAGCTTTGGGCATACAAACAAAGCATACAGGCATCTCTTTATTGAGCAAAGAACTGTACATAGCTGATGATGGAACTGTTTACCCGGAGAAAAAAATCGGAATATCTCCAAGGATCGGAGTTGATTATGCGGGTAAAGACGCTTTGCTGAAATACCGTTTTTATATAAAAGGAAATCTTTTTGTTAGCGGGAAATCTAAATAG
- a CDS encoding EI24 domain-containing protein codes for MLKEIVIAFQSFEEANRFIREHKMYKWIIIPGIIYTLLFIAAMILFADSANGAVTWLSQQLRIEPWLEKERSPFLSFIFVMTGIMLRLVLFLFYFSLFKYLILIIGSPVFAYLSEKTEAIIENREHSFNWKQLLPDAIRGTKLALRNAGWQTVYMVALILLCLFPVAGWIAPVIAVIIECYYYGFAMLDYGLAKNDFSVPKSIFYSGKHKGLSIGNGIVFYLMHIVVVFAPAFAIIAANLSVIKVKND; via the coding sequence TTGCTTAAAGAAATTGTCATAGCGTTTCAATCCTTTGAAGAGGCCAACCGTTTTATCCGGGAGCACAAAATGTATAAATGGATAATCATTCCCGGCATCATTTATACATTATTGTTTATTGCAGCAATGATTCTTTTTGCCGATTCTGCCAATGGAGCCGTTACCTGGCTTAGTCAGCAACTACGCATTGAACCCTGGTTGGAGAAAGAACGCAGCCCCTTCCTTAGTTTCATATTTGTGATGACGGGCATTATGCTTCGCCTGGTTTTATTTCTCTTTTACTTTTCTCTGTTCAAATATTTAATTCTGATCATCGGTTCACCGGTTTTTGCTTACCTGAGTGAAAAAACGGAAGCGATCATCGAAAACCGGGAGCATAGCTTTAACTGGAAACAACTACTGCCTGATGCGATCCGCGGAACAAAACTGGCATTACGCAATGCAGGCTGGCAAACTGTTTATATGGTCGCGTTGATCCTCCTTTGCCTTTTTCCTGTAGCAGGTTGGATAGCACCGGTGATTGCAGTTATCATTGAATGTTATTATTATGGTTTTGCCATGCTCGATTATGGTTTGGCGAAAAACGATTTTTCAGTTCCCAAATCAATATTTTATTCTGGTAAACATAAAGGTCTTTCTATTGGCAATGGCATTGTATTTTACCTGATGCATATAGTAGTTGTTTTTGCGCCAGCATTTGCCATCATTGCAGCCAATCTCAGTGTCATAAAAGTTAAAAACGATTAG
- a CDS encoding SAM-dependent methyltransferase, translating into MAETATVYLIPSLLHEEGLQSIPPYITDAVKKCDVFFVENERTARRYFKQLWREMVIDNYEWYVVNEKETPVDTFRQKIRESKTIGIVSEAGCPGVADPGQQLISIAQQMNVEVKPLVGPNSILLALMASGMNGQQFQFAGYLPVKEPERSKAIKELEAESTRKNCTQIFIETPYRNNQLIETIFKTAKPSTQFCIAADITGPTEWIKTKTIAEWKNNIPDIHKRPAIFLLYSH; encoded by the coding sequence ATGGCAGAAACAGCCACCGTTTATCTTATTCCAAGTCTGCTTCATGAAGAAGGCCTCCAATCTATCCCGCCCTATATAACCGATGCAGTAAAAAAATGTGATGTGTTTTTTGTGGAGAACGAAAGAACAGCGAGACGTTATTTTAAACAACTATGGAGAGAAATGGTGATTGATAATTATGAATGGTATGTAGTAAATGAAAAAGAAACTCCGGTTGATACATTCAGGCAAAAGATCAGGGAAAGTAAAACAATAGGTATCGTTAGCGAAGCCGGTTGCCCGGGAGTTGCTGACCCCGGTCAGCAATTAATTTCTATTGCCCAGCAAATGAATGTTGAAGTAAAACCATTAGTTGGCCCCAATTCCATTTTACTTGCACTAATGGCAAGTGGAATGAATGGTCAGCAATTTCAGTTTGCCGGTTATTTACCCGTAAAGGAACCTGAGCGAAGTAAAGCTATAAAAGAACTGGAAGCTGAATCCACCAGGAAAAACTGCACACAGATCTTTATTGAGACACCTTATCGCAACAACCAGTTAATAGAAACGATTTTTAAAACTGCAAAACCATCAACTCAGTTTTGTATTGCAGCCGACATCACCGGCCCAACTGAATGGATAAAAACAAAAACAATTGCTGAGTGGAAGAACAACATACCAGACATTCACAAGCGACCAGCTATCTTTCTTTTGTACAGCCATTAA
- a CDS encoding GNAT family N-acetyltransferase: protein MDNQQIIIRVATADDEHYAGTITDEMAESAKARGTGIAKRSPEYVAEKMKEGKAVIAHTPDGVWVGFCYIETWSHGEYVANSGLIVSPAYRKSGVAKAIKKRIFELSREKYPEAKLFGLTTGLAVMKINSELGYEPVTYSELTQDEAFWAGCKSCVNYEILMSKERNICMCTAMLYDPKDHYKPEETKQFFEENKSGFERLLKFRQWKLLKPFLKKDKEEDGDKNGSKPKTFLQYFFNI from the coding sequence GTGGACAATCAACAAATAATTATACGTGTAGCTACTGCAGATGATGAGCATTACGCAGGAACTATTACCGATGAAATGGCTGAAAGCGCCAAGGCGAGGGGTACAGGAATTGCCAAACGTAGCCCGGAATATGTGGCTGAAAAGATGAAAGAGGGCAAAGCTGTAATCGCACATACACCAGATGGTGTATGGGTGGGCTTTTGTTATATCGAAACATGGAGTCATGGCGAGTATGTTGCCAACAGTGGTTTGATTGTTTCGCCAGCCTATAGAAAAAGCGGTGTTGCAAAAGCGATCAAGAAAAGAATATTTGAACTTTCAAGAGAAAAATATCCTGAAGCAAAATTGTTTGGTCTTACCACTGGTCTTGCAGTAATGAAAATTAACAGCGAACTCGGTTACGAGCCTGTTACCTATTCCGAGCTTACCCAGGACGAAGCTTTCTGGGCTGGTTGCAAAAGCTGTGTGAACTATGAAATATTGATGAGCAAGGAAAGAAATATCTGTATGTGTACGGCGATGCTCTACGATCCTAAAGACCATTATAAGCCTGAAGAAACAAAACAATTCTTCGAAGAAAACAAATCGGGATTTGAACGCTTGCTGAAATTCAGGCAATGGAAATTGCTTAAGCCATTTTTGAAAAAAGACAAAGAAGAAGACGGGGACAAAAATGGTTCAAAGCCTAAAACGTTCCTTCAATATTTTTTCAATATATAA
- the argG gene encoding argininosuccinate synthase: protein MSDKKIVLGFSGGLDTTYCVKYLTEEKGYEVHSIIVNTGGFSDDELKKIEAHAYKLGVKTHTSVNAVKGYYDRIIKYLIYGNCLKNNTYPLSVSAERLSQALHIAEHVKKLDAKAVAHGSTGAGNDQVRFDMIFHIMIPGVEIITPIRDLKLSREAEIAYLKSKGVEINFEKAMYSINKGLWGTSVGGKETLNSKGMLPEEAWPTQVTKTASEEVKLHFEKGELNAVNEKKFSHPSEAIQYLQTIAGPYGIGRDIHVGDTIIGIKGRVGFEAAAPMVILKSHHALEKHVLTKWQLQWKDTLAQFYGNWMHEGQILDPVMRDIEAFLENSQQNVTGDVFVQLMPYRFQVIGIESKFDLMSSKFGKYGEMNTGFTGDDVRGFSKIFGNQTSIHQAVQKDNNGN from the coding sequence ATGTCAGACAAGAAAATAGTTTTAGGATTTAGCGGTGGCCTTGATACCACTTACTGTGTAAAATATCTTACCGAAGAAAAAGGCTACGAGGTGCATAGCATCATCGTAAATACCGGCGGCTTCAGTGATGATGAATTGAAAAAAATAGAGGCACATGCTTATAAGCTCGGTGTAAAAACTCATACTTCAGTTAATGCTGTCAAGGGTTATTATGACCGCATCATTAAATATCTCATTTATGGGAACTGTTTAAAAAATAATACTTATCCGCTTTCTGTTTCTGCAGAAAGACTTAGCCAGGCATTGCATATTGCCGAACATGTAAAAAAACTGGATGCAAAAGCCGTTGCACATGGCAGTACAGGTGCCGGTAACGACCAGGTGAGGTTTGATATGATATTCCATATCATGATTCCAGGTGTTGAGATCATCACGCCAATCCGTGATCTGAAACTTAGCCGTGAAGCAGAAATTGCTTACCTGAAAAGCAAAGGTGTTGAGATAAACTTTGAAAAAGCGATGTACTCCATCAATAAAGGTTTGTGGGGAACAAGTGTCGGCGGAAAAGAAACATTGAACAGCAAAGGCATGCTGCCTGAAGAAGCATGGCCGACGCAGGTAACCAAAACAGCAAGCGAAGAAGTAAAACTTCATTTTGAAAAAGGAGAACTGAATGCTGTAAATGAGAAAAAATTTTCTCATCCTTCAGAAGCTATTCAATACTTGCAAACTATTGCCGGGCCATATGGCATTGGCAGGGATATACATGTTGGCGATACCATTATCGGCATCAAAGGTCGTGTTGGCTTTGAAGCAGCTGCACCGATGGTGATTTTAAAATCACATCATGCATTAGAAAAGCATGTGCTTACTAAATGGCAATTGCAATGGAAAGATACTTTGGCACAATTCTATGGTAACTGGATGCATGAAGGACAGATACTTGACCCGGTGATGAGAGATATCGAAGCATTTCTGGAAAACAGTCAGCAGAATGTAACAGGCGATGTATTTGTTCAGTTAATGCCTTATCGCTTCCAGGTTATCGGTATTGAAAGTAAATTCGATCTCATGAGCAGCAAGTTTGGCAAATATGGCGAAATGAATACCGGCTTTACCGGTGATGATGTAAGAGGCTTTTCAAAAATTTTCGGAAACCAAACTTCAATTCACCAGGCGGTGCAAAAAGATAATAATGGCAATTAA
- a CDS encoding N-acetyl-gamma-glutamyl-phosphate reductase — MAIKVGIIGGAGYTGGELIRLLIHHPDVAVSFIHSRSNAGKPVHSVHQDLIGDTDLKFSGELSDDIDVLFLCLGHSESKKFLSENKIADKIKIIDLANDFRLAQSSQLGVRSFIYGLPELNRDKIKSANSIANPGCFATTIQLGLLPLAKAGLLKDVYTTGITGSTGAGQSLSATSHFSWRENNIQAYKTLTHQHLGEIGESLKQLQSSGNIAVNFVPWRGDFTRGIFISSQLPCDLSLIELNKLYEDFYSGHPFTHVTKDPVFLKQVVNTNKCIIQLEQVGSQLVVHSVADNLLKGASGQAVQNMNLMCGLNETSGLNLKANYF, encoded by the coding sequence ATGGCAATTAAAGTAGGCATAATTGGCGGGGCAGGTTATACTGGTGGCGAACTCATACGTTTATTGATTCACCATCCGGATGTTGCTGTTTCTTTTATTCATAGCCGCAGCAATGCTGGCAAGCCTGTGCATTCGGTTCACCAGGATTTAATTGGTGATACCGACTTAAAATTTTCTGGTGAACTAAGCGATGACATTGATGTTTTGTTTTTATGCCTCGGTCATAGTGAATCGAAAAAGTTTTTAAGCGAAAACAAAATTGCCGACAAGATCAAGATTATTGATTTGGCCAATGACTTCCGGTTAGCTCAAAGCTCACAGCTCGGAGTTCGAAGCTTTATCTATGGTTTACCTGAACTGAACAGAGATAAGATCAAATCAGCAAACAGTATTGCCAACCCAGGTTGTTTTGCTACAACTATTCAATTAGGATTGCTTCCACTTGCAAAAGCCGGATTATTAAAAGATGTTTATACAACTGGCATTACCGGAAGTACCGGTGCAGGTCAGAGTTTATCTGCTACCTCGCATTTCAGCTGGAGAGAAAATAATATTCAGGCTTATAAAACTTTAACTCATCAGCATCTTGGAGAGATCGGGGAATCACTAAAACAATTACAATCATCGGGTAATATTGCTGTGAATTTTGTACCGTGGAGAGGAGATTTTACAAGAGGAATTTTTATCAGCTCGCAATTACCATGTGACTTAAGCTTGATTGAACTTAATAAACTTTACGAAGATTTTTATTCTGGTCACCCTTTTACTCATGTAACAAAAGACCCTGTCTTTTTAAAACAGGTTGTGAACACTAATAAATGTATCATTCAATTAGAACAGGTGGGTTCGCAACTCGTAGTTCACTCTGTTGCGGATAATTTATTGAAAGGAGCAAGTGGCCAGGCTGTACAAAATATGAACCTTATGTGTGGTCTGAATGAAACATCAGGATTGAATTTGAAAGCAAATTATTTTTAA
- a CDS encoding aspartate aminotransferase family protein yields the protein MNLFDVYPINEITIVKAKGSYVWDDKGEQYLDLYGGHAVISIGHTHPHWVKRIEEQLEKIAFYSNSIRIPLQQELATKLGKVSGKEDYQLFLCNSGAEANENALKMASFHNGRKKVIAFSKSFHGRTSLAVSVTDNKNYIAPINQTDNVIFLPLNDEEALSACFEKNGKEISSVIIEGIQGVGGINVAENSFLKKIRSLCDEHGAVYIADSVQCGYGRSGKFFSHDFAGVNADMYTMAKGMGNGFPVAGVIIAPHIKPKHFQLGTTFGGNHLACAAALAVLEIIEEEKLMGNATMVGKYLRDELDGIRQLKNVRGRGLMIGFDVPEDFKDLKKNLLWNQKVFTGESKPNVIRLLPSLALKKRDAEQFIDSIKEEIQNLVSSPNPVG from the coding sequence ATGAATTTATTTGACGTTTACCCGATCAACGAGATCACAATTGTAAAAGCCAAAGGCTCCTATGTGTGGGATGACAAAGGCGAACAGTATCTTGACCTCTATGGCGGTCATGCTGTAATCAGTATTGGCCATACCCATCCTCATTGGGTGAAACGAATTGAAGAGCAACTGGAGAAAATTGCTTTTTATTCAAACTCTATCCGTATTCCTTTACAGCAGGAACTGGCAACTAAGCTTGGAAAAGTTTCAGGCAAAGAAGACTATCAACTCTTTCTTTGCAACAGCGGTGCCGAAGCAAATGAGAATGCACTTAAGATGGCTTCTTTTCATAATGGAAGAAAAAAGGTAATTGCTTTCAGTAAATCTTTTCACGGAAGAACTTCACTGGCTGTTTCAGTTACCGATAACAAAAATTATATAGCTCCTATTAACCAGACAGATAATGTCATTTTTCTTCCTTTAAACGATGAGGAGGCACTCTCAGCATGTTTTGAGAAAAATGGTAAAGAGATTTCGTCTGTAATCATTGAAGGAATACAGGGAGTTGGCGGAATTAATGTAGCTGAAAATTCTTTCCTGAAAAAGATCCGCAGCCTCTGCGATGAGCATGGTGCAGTATATATAGCCGACAGTGTGCAGTGTGGTTATGGAAGAAGTGGTAAATTCTTCAGCCATGATTTTGCAGGAGTAAATGCAGATATGTACACAATGGCAAAAGGAATGGGGAATGGTTTTCCTGTAGCTGGTGTAATTATAGCGCCACATATTAAACCAAAACATTTCCAGCTAGGAACAACATTTGGTGGCAATCATCTTGCCTGCGCTGCTGCATTAGCGGTGCTGGAAATAATAGAAGAAGAAAAACTAATGGGCAATGCCACAATGGTTGGAAAATATTTGAGAGATGAATTGGATGGAATTCGTCAATTAAAAAATGTAAGAGGCCGTGGCCTGATGATTGGTTTTGATGTGCCTGAGGATTTTAAAGATTTAAAAAAGAATCTTCTCTGGAATCAGAAAGTGTTTACCGGAGAATCCAAACCCAATGTGATTCGTCTCTTACCTAGTCTAGCCCTGAAAAAAAGAGATGCCGAACAATTCATTGATTCAATAAAAGAAGAAATACAAAATTTAGTTTCATCGCCAAATCCCGTCGGTTAA
- a CDS encoding acetylornithine carbamoyltransferase produces MKNFISVHDVSNIDSLVKKALAYKASPFADKSLGTNKRIGCLFLNPSMRTRLSTQIAAQNLGMECIVFNVGQEGWALEFEDEAIMSGNTVEHVKDAAPIMGKYFDILAIRTFPSLKNREDDYSELYIKQFIKYAGIPVVSLESATLHPLQSLTDIITITEELKKTKSKKQKPKIVLTWAPHVKPLPQCVANSFAQWINAWDKSDFVITHPEDYELSEEFTKGATIIHDQEEALKDADFVYVKNWSTYNDYGKIYTNDPKWQLKKKRWSLTNKAKVMHCLPVRRNVELSDEILDGKMSIVTEQASNRVWAAQAVLSEILNG; encoded by the coding sequence ATGAAAAATTTTATTTCCGTTCATGATGTAAGCAACATCGATTCGTTAGTAAAAAAGGCTTTAGCATATAAAGCCAGTCCTTTTGCAGACAAATCTCTCGGAACCAATAAACGTATTGGCTGCTTGTTTCTGAACCCGAGTATGCGTACCCGTTTGAGTACGCAGATTGCTGCACAGAATCTCGGCATGGAATGTATTGTATTCAATGTGGGACAGGAAGGTTGGGCACTGGAATTTGAAGACGAGGCTATCATGAGCGGAAACACAGTGGAGCATGTGAAAGATGCTGCCCCCATTATGGGAAAATATTTTGATATCCTTGCTATCCGCACTTTCCCTTCATTAAAAAACCGCGAAGATGATTATAGTGAGCTATACATTAAGCAATTTATAAAATATGCAGGCATCCCGGTTGTGAGTTTAGAAAGTGCAACACTGCATCCACTACAATCCTTAACTGATATAATTACAATAACTGAAGAGCTAAAAAAAACCAAAAGCAAAAAACAAAAACCAAAAATTGTTCTCACCTGGGCACCACATGTTAAGCCATTGCCCCAATGTGTAGCTAACAGCTTTGCACAATGGATAAACGCCTGGGATAAATCTGATTTTGTGATTACTCACCCCGAGGATTATGAATTGAGTGAGGAATTTACAAAAGGAGCAACGATCATTCATGACCAGGAAGAAGCATTGAAAGACGCTGACTTTGTGTATGTGAAGAATTGGAGCACATATAATGATTACGGTAAGATCTATACCAACGATCCTAAATGGCAATTGAAGAAAAAGCGCTGGTCACTAACCAATAAAGCAAAGGTCATGCACTGTTTGCCCGTAAGAAGAAATGTTGAGTTAAGTGATGAGATTCTTGATGGTAAAATGAGCATTGTTACGGAACAGGCCAGCAACAGAGTTTGGGCTGCTCAGGCTGTATTAAGTGAAATTCTGAATGGATAA
- the argB gene encoding acetylglutamate kinase encodes MDKLIVIKIGGNIVDDEAKLSSFLRSFAAINGKKILVHGGGKVATKIGDKLGIESKYVDGRRITDADTIDLVTMVYAGLINKKIIAQLQSLNCNAIGVTGADGNLIPASKRPVKDIDYGFVGDVISSQLNAESWKVFLDNNLVPVVAPLTHDSRGQILNTNADTIAQEVAKALGRSYEVSLIYSFEKSGVLLDVNDESSVINRLNWEEYQKLKAPSDSPLGDGGKIFAGMIPKLDNAFTALNSGVKKVIIGKAENLNELITGRSGTTIANE; translated from the coding sequence ATGGATAAGTTGATCGTTATAAAAATTGGCGGCAATATTGTCGACGATGAAGCAAAACTTTCATCATTCTTAAGATCATTTGCAGCAATCAATGGAAAGAAAATACTGGTTCACGGCGGCGGTAAAGTAGCAACAAAGATTGGCGATAAACTCGGCATTGAGTCAAAATATGTGGATGGAAGAAGAATAACTGATGCTGATACTATTGATTTGGTTACGATGGTTTATGCAGGCTTGATCAATAAGAAAATAATTGCACAGCTTCAATCTCTAAACTGCAATGCAATTGGCGTCACCGGTGCTGATGGAAATCTTATACCTGCCAGTAAACGACCGGTAAAAGATATTGATTACGGTTTTGTTGGCGATGTTATCAGTTCGCAATTGAATGCTGAAAGCTGGAAAGTTTTTCTGGATAATAATCTTGTACCGGTTGTTGCTCCCCTAACGCATGATAGCCGAGGACAAATCTTAAATACTAATGCAGATACGATAGCACAGGAAGTAGCAAAGGCATTGGGTAGATCGTATGAAGTTTCGTTGATCTATTCATTTGAAAAAAGCGGTGTGCTGCTTGATGTTAATGATGAATCATCAGTGATCAACAGATTAAACTGGGAAGAATACCAGAAGTTAAAAGCACCTTCTGACTCCCCTTTAGGGGATGGGGGTAAAATATTTGCAGGCATGATTCCTAAACTGGATAATGCTTTTACTGCATTGAATAGTGGGGTGAAAAAAGTGATCATCGGCAAAGCGGAAAATTTAAATGAACTGATTACTGGGAGATCAGGAACAACAATAGCGAATGAGTGA